TTTGAGAAAGCCCCCATTGCGCGACCGGCAACGGCTGGCGCCTTCATATCTTTGGTTGGACGCAGCTTCCAGTCCTTCAATTTGACAAAGGCCAGGCCCATATTCTGCCCACTACCGGCAAAGCTGAAGCCGGCCACGGTGATGATCGCCTCAACCGTCTTCTTTTCCTTTTCAAGAAAATGCTGCTCAAGCTGCTCGACCACCTTCAGGGTTCGCTCCTGGGTAGCCCCGGCAGGCAGCTGCACCTGGCAGATGATAAAGCCCTGGTCTTCATCCGGCAGGAAGGCAGTCGGGAGACGGTGGAAGAAAAGCATCATGGCTGCCACGATGCAGCCGTACACCACCAGATAGCGGATCGGCTTGTTGAATGAGCGTCCGACAATTCCCTCATATTTCCCTCTGGCCCAGTCAAATTTGCGGTTAAACCAACGGAAGAATTTGCAGAACGGCCCGCACTCACCCGGTTCATGCCCCTTTTCAACCGGCTTCAACAGCGTTGAGCAGAGTGCCGGCGTTAGAATCAGGGCCACCAACACCGACAGGATCATGGCCGCGATGATGGTGATTGAAAACTGGCGGTAGATCACGCCGGTGGAGCCGCCAAAGAAGGCCATCGGCAGGAAGACCGCCGACAGTACCGTGGCGATACCCACCAGGGCGCTGGTGATCTGGCCCATGGATTTGATAGTGGCGTCGTGAGGCGACAATCCTTCTTCGGACATAATCCGCTCCACGTTTTCCACCACCACGATGGCGTCATCCACCAGCAGACCGATCACGATGACCAGCGCAAACATGGTCAGGGTGTTGATCGAGAATCCGGCGGCCGACAAGACCCCCATGGTACCCAGCAGCACCACCGGCACGGCAATGGTGGGAATCAGGGTGGCGCGGATATTCTGCAGGAACAGGAACATGATGATGAAGACCAGCAGCACCGCCTCCACCAGGGTATGCACCACCTCTTCGATCGAAATCTTGACAAACGGGGTGGTGTCATAGGGATAGACCACCTGCATGCCGGCCGGGAAAAACTTTGACAGTTCCGTCATCTTTGCCTTGACCCGGTTTGCGGTATCCAGGGCATTGGCCCCGGCTGCCAGACGGATCGCCATACCTGCCAGCGGTTTGCCTTTGTAGCGGGCCACGATGTCGTAATTTTCCGTACCGATCTTACTGACGGCAACATCCTTCAGCCGCACCGTGGACCCATCCGGATTGGTACGCAGGATAACCGCATCAAACTGTTCGGCCGTCTGCAGCAGCGTCCGCGCCGTAATGGTGGCGTTCAACTGTTGTCCTTCGTTCGAGGGAGTGCCGCCGAACTGGCCGGCCGAGACCTGGGCGTTCTGGGCCTGCAGGGCGGTGACGACATCACTGCTGGTCAACTGATAACTATTCAGCTTTGACGGATTCAGCCAGATCCGCATGGCGTTCTGGGTACCGAACTGCTGCAGTTCGCCCACCCCCTCCACCCGGCTGACAATATCCTGCAGGTTGGAGACCATGTAGTCGGTCAGCTGGTGGCGGTCCATCGAGCCGTCTTCTGAGATCAGGCCGACGATCAGCAGGAAGTTTTTGGTGGACTTAACAACTTGAATTCCTTGCTTTTGCACCACCTGCGGCAGCAGCGGTGTAGCCAGCTGCAGCTTATTCTGCACCTGCACCTGAGCAATATTGGGATCGGTACCGGCCTTGAAGGTCAGGTTGATCGACACCGCACCGGCCGAGTCGCTGGTGGAGGACATGTAGATCAGGTTGTCGATGCCGTTCAGTTTCTGCTCGATCACCTGGGTGACGGTATCCTGCACGGTCTGGGCAGAGGCACCCGGATAGACGGCGTTAATGGTAATCTGGGGCGGCGCGATGGGCGGATATTGTGAAACCGGCAACGTTTTGATTGCCAGCAGGCCGGCCAGCATCACCAGAATGGCAATGACCCAGGCAAAAATCGGTCTATCTATAAAAAACCTGGCCATGGATAGGCTCCTTTACTTTTTAGCTGCTGCAGGTTGCTGTTGCGGGCCAGGGGCTGCTGCCGGTTTTACGCCGAACGGCACTGCCTTGACCGGCGTACCGGGGCGAGCTTTCTGGAGTCCTTCCAGAATCACCCGGTCGCCCGGTTTCAAGCCATCGGATACCAGCCAGTTCTCGCCAACCGTCCGCACGACCTGAATCACTCGCGGCTCAACTTTTTCTTCAGCACCTACCATCATCACGACGGCATCCCCTTTGGGGTTACGGGTCACACCACGCTGAGGCACCAGCATCGCTTGCTCATTTACCCCCTCCTCCAGCACGGCCCGTACAAACATGCCGGGCAGCAGCACCTGTTTCGGGTTGGGAAATACCGCCCGTAAGGTGATGGAACCGGTACTCTGGTCAACCGTGACCTCGGAGAATTTTAGGGTGCCGGGCAACGGATAGGGAGAACCGTCTTCCAGCACCAGCTTGACTCGGGCCTGGGCCGTCGCTGTATCCTTCTTCAGTACGCCACTGGCCAGAGTCTGCTTCAGCCGGAGCAGTTCGGCGCTTGATTGCGTCACATCCACATACATAGTGTCCAGTTTTTGGATAGTTGCCAGGGCAGTGGCCTGGTTGGCCGTCACCAGTGCGCCATCGGTAATTGACGAACGCCCGATCCGGCCTGAAATAGGCGCGGTGATCTTGGTATAGGCCAGGTTGATCCGGGCGGTCTCCACTGCTGCCTTTGCGGCAGCAAGATCTGCCTCAGCCTGCTTGAGGGCTGCCTGGGCGTCGTCGTTATCCTGCTGGCTGACCGCCTTGATCTTGACCAGATCCTGATAGCGTTCCGCCTTCAGGCGAACCATACCCAAGGTTGCCTCGGCCCGTGCCTGGCTTGCCCGGGCACTGGCATGGGCAGCTTCATAGCTGGCCGGATCGATCTGGTACAGCACCTGACCTGCCTTGACGTCGCTGCCTTCGGTGAAGAGGCGCTTCTTGATGATACCGCCCACCTGGGGACGGACCTCGGCAATCAGATGTGGAGCGGTTCGACCGGACAGTTCGGTTGTCAACGCTACACGCTGGGGCTGAACCGTGATGACACCAACCTCCGGTGGCCCTGAAGGCGGCATGGCAGCCTGCTTTTTACCGCAGGCCGCTGTGGTAAGTCCTACTGCCACCAACACTACGGCAGTCATCAGTCGTACATAGCTGGTTTGTTTCATGGGCTGCACCTCACAGTTAGTCATACTTTAAATGAATGATTATTCACAATCACACAATCTTAACGCTTCAGAGAATCCCAGCAGGCTCCAGCGATCTGTTCAATCAGCGTATCATCAAGCTGGATAAAACCGAGGATATGGTTACGGGCCACCGAAATAATCGGACCAAAAGCAAGATCGAACAACACCACCCGCGGCAGATCCTTGATTACCTGCTGTGCCACTCCTTGGGTAAACAGCTCACTGTAAATACAGCAGCAGCTCTCGGACTCAGTCTGACCCAGCATGCGGTCGCGCCGGAATGCCACACCATACGGAGAATGATGGAATTGCTCGATATATTTAAATTCAAGCGGTGCTGCGATGAAGAACTTCAGCAAGCCGCGAACCACATGCAGAAACCGCTCTCGAAAGGGCATTTCCTCTGAATAACCTTCCAGCAAAGCGGTATTAATCCGATTTTCAAGGGAAAGGTACAGTTCATTGATCAAAACGTCCTTATTCTCAAAGTAGCGATAGATAGTCCCTGTCGCTACCCCGGCCTGTTCGGCAATGGCCGCGCAGGGGGCACCATGAAAGCCATGGATGGCAACCAGCTCAAGCGTCGCCTGCAGCAATAGTTCACGCTTATCATCTTTTGCCATTACATAGCCCTCCCCAGGAAATGAATGATCGTTCATTCACTACGCTTTTATGGTGCCACGGTCAAGCAGAAATTTTACACCACGAAGTACTGTCATCACCTTCTCTACAACAGGCCTGTGAAGATGGTATGAACTGATTGTGAATTTTTCAGAAAGATGCGCCGTATCCGGCAACCTGCAGACTGACTGTCTAACCACCGAATGTACTGCTGCATCAAACCTTCAGCATTGTTGCAGGGCTAAAATTCCTGCTTGTCTTTAACAAGTGACCAGTCGTATATTAAGAATATGAGTCGTCCAAAAAATCCTGATATGATCCGCTCACGCCTGTTGGATGCCGGATTAGCCGCCTTTGCCAAGCGAGGCTACCACGGTACCGGCATCAAAGAGATTGTGGATACCGCCCAGATCCCCAAAGGCTCGTTCTACAACTACTTCAAGAGCAAGGAAGAGTTCGGTCTGGCAATCGTGCTGCGCCACTCAGAAGAGTTCTGGCAAAAATGGCATGACAGCATTGATGCACCCCTGTCAGATCCGCTCGCTGCCCTACGCAGCTGTTTTAACATCATGTTGACTGAACACCTCTGCTGCGCAGTCAACACCTGTAGCGTGGTCGTCCATCTGGCCGGTGAGATCTGTGAAAGCAGCGAACTCTGCCGCTCCACCATGAGTGCCGTAGTACAGGAATGGTCTGAAAATCTTGCTGTGGTCATTCGGCAGGCGCAACAAGCGGGAACCGTACGACAGGATATTGATGCGCTTCAATTGGCCACACTCTTTTGGGATGCCTGGCTGGGGGCGATGCAGCGGATGAAGATGTACGATTCTGTGTCACCACTCAATCAACTGGTGGAGCTGATGTTTGGCACTCTTTTAAAGGCGTAATTTTTTTTGCTTACACTTAAGACGACCGGTCATATTAAAAGGTGACGCCATGGCCATCAAACGAGAACCTGAAAAGCATGCCAACCATGAACGCTGGCTGGTCTCCTACGGCGATTTTTTAACCCTGCTGTTTGCCGTCTTTGTCGCCATGTATGCCATGGGACAGACCGACAAGAAAAAAGCTGAAGAACTAACCCAGTCTCTGCGGGAATCATTCGGTTACTCAACCCAGGCATCTGCAGGCCAAAAAGGTGTACTGCAATCCCATGACATCAAACCGATACCGGCCATCAAACCTGAAATGGCAGTCATTCCAATCACAGACAGGATGCCTCCGGCCGGACCGCGGCAGGGGAACGTCGGTGGAGGAGCCGGTTCAAGACAGATGGCCGGAGAAAAGGAATTCCGTGAAATGGCCTCTGCGATAGAGGCCTATCTGGTCAAGCAGGGGTTCCAGAACAAGGTGGCGCTCTCAATTACTCAGCGGGGGCTGGTGATCAGCTTGAAAGAGGCCGGTTTTTTTGATTCAGGAAGTGCCAAGCTTAAAAGTGAGTCCATCCAGACCCTGCGGGGAATTGCTGATACGCTCAGCCGCTATGCCAATCGATTCCGTGTGGAAGGGCATACCGATTCGATGCCGATCCGTTCAACAGAATTCCGCTCGAATTGGGAGCTTTCAACTGCCCGGGCCACCAATGTGATCCATTTTTTGATTGATTCAGCCGGTTTCAGTCCTGAATCGCTATCTGCAGTGGGGTATGGAGAATTTCAACCGGTTGTTGACAACAGTACTGCGGAGCAACGGGCAAAAAACAGGCGGGTGGATATCGTGCTGCTGGCCGATGAGGCTGCGGTGGGGGAGGCGCGACCGGAAATTATGAACCACCGCTGAACCAGGAAGGACTTCCGTCTTGGACGATCTAACACAGCTATTTATACCTGCGCCCCCTGCGTACCTTCGCCAGCAATAGCAGCAAACCAGACATACCGGTTACGCCCGCTCTGTTTGGCTTTGTAGAGCGCTTTATCAGCGAATGCAACCAGGCTCTCGGGGTCGGTGCAATCTTCAGGATAGAGTGCGATACCGATACTGGTACCGACTTGAGCCTGCTGTCCAGCGATTGAAAATGGGCGTGAAATCGCCTGAATCACCTTGTCTGCCACAGAATCGACATCTTGATGGCTTGTAATGTTCAGTAAAAGCAGGATAAATTCATCACCACCAAGTCTTGCAACCGTATCAGATTTCCGTACTGCCTCTTGTAGCCGACCTGAAACCTGCTTTAACAGTTGATCTCCGACCTCATGGCCAAGGGTGTCGTTAACCGCCTTGAAATGATCCAGATCCAGAAATAAAACTGCAACTTTACCGGCGTTCCTGTCAGCAGAAGCAATAGACTGGTTCAAACGGTCTTCAAGCAATCGACGGTTAGGCAGGCCGGTTAACGCATCCCTGAATGCCATAGCGTGAACCAATGCAGCTGTTTCCTCTCGCTGCAGGGCGTTGAGCGCAACTTGCCGGGCAAGAAAAGCCAAAAGCACAATCAGGACAGATGAAATAAGCAACAATATCTTCCTGAATCCGTACAATTTTGTCCGAACAATTTCAGGAGATACAAAACTGACCATTTTCCAATAATAGGTGTCTGACTGTACCTGAGTCATGCTTCTGCCGGTTGCTGCAGTGTTTCCGGTACTTGAGACCTGCCCCGTCTGCAAAGGATAGATGGTTGAAAAAGTAAACAGACCTTTATCAGTTAAAATTTGACCATCCTGATTTTGCGTGCATTCCTTCCATGCTGCAGGAAATTGCTTGCCAATGACTGCCTCCTTCCGTTCAGGAAGCATGAACCCCCATTCATCCTCAGAGCACAACCCCTTCAGCCAGTAACCTTCGGAGTTAAGCAAGGCAAGTTGGGAACCGTTTTTACTGGAATATTTATCCAAGGTTTTCAGCAGTTGATTGCCCAGATAATTAAGCACGATAACACCACGTTTTTGCCCTTTTTTGTCAAAGACAGGAGTGCCAAACCGGATCATCGGCTTCAGAGGGTACTCAATCGTGTTACCTTCAATGTTGAGGTCAAATGGCGAGACATATACATCTCCCCGCTCCAGCCGGAGTGTGTCTTCAAAGTAGTAACGCTTTGCTTTGGATTGCAACTGATCCGTGGGGACCGTAACGGCAGTTTTCCCATCAAAATTGATTCTGATGACCTCCATCCCTGAACTGTCAAGATACCGTATCTGGTCATACACTTTACGATGTTTGGAAAACAGAAGAATATTCTCAGTCAGACTGGCAGGAGCGGTTCCTCCTGACGTAAGATATTCTTGCAGTTGAGGGAGGTTTGCCAGATAGAACAGATCAGAGTTGACATTCTGCAATTCATCCCGGACAGCCTGGCTGACCAGCTTTGTCAGATTCTTTTCACTGCTATACAAAATGGCCTTTTGACTACGTACATCAATTGACCAAAGCAGGCTGATAACTATGGCAAGCACAAGAAGCAAAGGGACAAAAACCTTCAAGAAGTTTTTGGTATAGGCCCCTTTGGGTAAGGGATGGGCAGAACCTGCAGCATCTGTCATACACCTGTTTTTCAAGTAGGCAACTCCTTGTCTATTCTGTTTCAAATTCAGGAGACAGCCATACGCATCCCCTGCAATGAAAGCAGATTACGCCTTCTGCAAGAGAACAGTCAAAATATTTAAATCCGTATCGAAGCACAATCTGAATTGTGGCAGGGCGCAAAAGCGGTAGACTATTTCATCCGAAATGCAACCTACACCCATCTAGATTATGGAACAGGCTGTTCTGCTATCCGTGTGGCTGATCATAAAATCAACACCTACCTTTTTTCAAAACGACAAAAGGCCGGGTTTCCCCGGCCTTTTCAGCTACTCTATCATCTCTATTACTTGTTCTTCTTTTTACGCTGGTTCGGATCCAGCTCCTTCTTACGCAGACGGACCGAGGTGGGGGTCACCTCCACCAGCTCATCATCATCAATGAACTCAAGCGCCTGCTCCAGGGTCATACTGCGGGGCGGGGTCAGCTTGATGGCATCGTCCGAACCGGAAGCCCGCACGTTGGTCAGTTTCTTGCCCCGGCAGGCGTTAACCTCCAGGTCATTGTCACGGGCATGTTCGCCAATGATCATACCGCCGTACACCTCTACACCGGCACCGATGAACAGGGTACCGCGGGGTTGCAGGGCATCCAGGGAATAAGCGGTGGTCTCACCATGCTCCATGGCGATCAGCACGCCGTTTTTCCGGCCGGGGATTTCGCCCTTGTAGGGGGCATACTCGTGGAAGGTATGGGTCATGACGGCAGTACCACGGGTATCGGTCAGCACCTCACCCCGCAGGCCGATCAGACCGCGGGCAGGCACGACAAATTCCAGACGGACCATCTCACCCATCGGATGCATGGCCACCATCTCACCTTTACGTGGCCCCATCTTTTCAATAATTGCGCCCTGGAATTCAGTGGCCACATCCACCACCAGATATTCCATCGGCTCCATCTTGACGCCGTCCTTTTCACGGACAATCACCTCTGGCTTGGAAACAGCCAGCTCAAACCCTTCACGGCGCATATTCTCAATCAAAATAGAGAGATGCAGCTCACCACGGCCGGAGATCTTGAAGGTATCAGGGGAATCGGTATCTTCTACCCGCAGTGAGACGTTGGTACGCAGTTCTTTGGTCAGGCGCTCACGGATGTTACGGGAGGTAACCCATTTCCCTTCACGACCGGCAAAGGGGGAGGTGTTCACGATGAAGTTCATGGCCAGGGTCGGCTCATCAATGGAAACATAGGGCACGGCCACCGGATTCTCAGCCGAGGCGAGGGTCTCACCGATGCTGACATCATCAAAACCGGCCACCGTCACAATATCGCCGGTACCGGCCTCCTGGATCTCGACCTGCTTCAGTCCTTCATATCCCAGCAGTTTGGTGATCCGGCTGCGGCTGACGGTGCCGTCCTGCTTGATCATGGCCACCGTTTCACCGGCCTTGACCTGACCATTAAAGATCCGGCCAGTGGCAATCCGGCCGATATACTCGTTATAGTCAATGTTGGCGATCAGCATCTGGAACGGCGCGTTGGCATCCCCCTTGGGAGGCCGCACGTTGGACTCAACCACGGCAAACAGCGGTTCCATGCTGTTTGATTCCACATTCACATCCAGCTTGGCATAGCCCATCTTGGCACTGGTGTAGACCACCGGAAAGTCAAGCTGCTCGTCACTTGCCTCCAGTTCGCAGAACAGGTCAAAGACCATGTTCAGAACTTCATCGGGCCGTGAGCCGGGACGGTCGATCTTGTTGATCACCACAATCGGCTTCAGACCCAGATCAAGGGACTTCTTCAGTACGAAGCGGGTCTGGGGCATTGGGCCGTCCAGGGCGTCAACCAGCAGCAGCACCGAGTCAACCATCTTCAGCACCCGCTCCACCTCACCGCCGAAGTCGGCGTGGCCGGGGGTGTCTACAATGTTGATCTTGTACTGACCATGATGAATCGAGAGATTCTTTGCCAGGATAGTAATGCCGCGCTCTTTCTCAAGGTCGTTGCTGTCCATGACCCGCTCGGTAATGGCTTCATGTTCCCGGTAAACCCCGGCATGCTTTAACATGGCGTCAACCAAGGTGGTCTTACCGTGGTCAACGTGGGCGATAATGGCGATGTTACGAATACGCTCCTGCATGAAAAATCTCCTTAACAATGAAAAAGACGGGCATGTGAGCCCGTCAGCTTGACGACACTATGGCAGATTATTGTTTTAAGGGCAAGGAGTTATACACTCTCAGCACGAACACAGTTCCTCCCGGCCTGTTTAGCCAAATACATTAAAGCATCAGCCCGCTGTCCCAGCTGCTCGACTGTATCACCAGGCCTGGAAACAGCCACCCCGAAACTAGCCGTCACACAACCGACTCCCTTTAATTCAGAAACACGCAGGTCTTCCAATAGAGTTTCTGCAAGGGCTGCGGCAGCTAACAAGCCGGTGTGGGGCAAAAGAACAATGAACTCTTCCCCCCCCCAACGGGCCAGACAATCTGAACTACGGATCCGCTTCTGAATCAGCTTTACCAGATGCCGTAACACCTGGTCACCCACATCATGCCCGTAGCGGTCATTAACCTGCTTAAAGTGATCAATATCCAGCATGATCAGACTGAATGGCTCTCCATGCCGCTCGGCCCTGCACAGCTCTTTTAACAAGGTTTCTTGCAGAAAACGCCGGTTATACACACCGGTCAACGGGTCGGTAATCGACAAAAGCCGCAACTGTTCCTCCAGCTGCTTACGCTCAGTGATATCGCGGAAAACCGTAACTGAACCGATAATCCGTCCACTCTTGAGCATGGGCTGGCTGGCGACTTCCACCATTAGCAAATCACCGTTTTTTTGAATAAACTGCTCTTCTCCTTCATAGCGCCCTCTGGTCTGGATTACACGATAAATAGGGCACTCTTCTAGCACCGTCTGATTTCCGCCAGCATGGCGATGAAACAGATCGTGGGCTATTTGACCGTTCAACTCATCAGGGGCAAACCCCAGTATTTCGGTCGCACGTTCATTGACAAAAGTGATCCTGCCCTGACCGTCCATGACATAAATACCATCGGCAATATTTGACGTAATCAGTGCCAGGCGCTGTTCCTGCTCCAGCACAGTCTGCATACTACTCAAAAAAAGGTAAAGTGCCGTTCCGCCGAACAGTGTCATGATCGTGAAGACAAGCAGATTAGTACGATGACTGGCATAAAGGCTTTCAAGTTCCGGTGTCCGGACGAACGTAAGCATCACAGCGCTGGCAGCACCATCAGTATCATGCAACGGGACCAGGCTGACCTGAAAGACCTGTCCAACATGGCTGATGGCAACTGATGCAGGTTTTCCTGCTGCCAGGGCGGCCTGAAAGCCCTGGTCTGTCTTGAGTAGTTTATATACCTCCTGGGATACCGGAGAAAGAGGAGGGGGGGAGTCTGGCAGCTCTCTTTGGGGGTCTTCGACCAGCCAGTCCTGGCTGATGAGTGACGGAGCGTAATTTTTCTTATGCTCATCAAATAGCTTTGGTAACAGCACCGATGACTTCAAGAGCAGCAGGTAATCCTTGGCGGCATCAAGATCATGCAGCCCTTTGCGCACTGCCTCGAACGGCTGGGACAGTTCAACGCTGCCCAGATGCTGACCCTGCCAGACAATCGGAAAGACATTGCGGAATCCTATGATAACCCGCCCGGTTTCAAAGCCAAAAACCGGTTTGCGTGTCCGGTTCGCCTCCACGACAGAAGGACGGCTGGCCACCAACGAGTCACCAGAATTATGGGGAGAATGAAAACGGAGGAACGAGCGGTTATCAGGCGTATGAAAGTGTAGCTGCCGCACATCACGTTGGCGAAATTGCTCGTAGACCGGGGACAGTTTACGGTACAGCCTGACCCGCTCAATAGCCTGTTGATTACGATCACCTGTCGTGGCCGCCTGCAGAATATCCAGCACCTCAGGCTGCATAATGTAGCTGTCAAAATAGGCCTGCATGGCAATGCGATGGGCAGTAGTAACGGCCTGCCACGCAACTTCCTGAGCATGTGTCTGACCCGCAAGTTGCAATTTTTCCTGCGTATCCCGCTCATGGCGCAAATAGGCCGCGCCACAACTCCAAAAGGCCAGCGACAGG
Above is a window of Trichlorobacter lovleyi SZ DNA encoding:
- a CDS encoding efflux RND transporter permease subunit, producing the protein MARFFIDRPIFAWVIAILVMLAGLLAIKTLPVSQYPPIAPPQITINAVYPGASAQTVQDTVTQVIEQKLNGIDNLIYMSSTSDSAGAVSINLTFKAGTDPNIAQVQVQNKLQLATPLLPQVVQKQGIQVVKSTKNFLLIVGLISEDGSMDRHQLTDYMVSNLQDIVSRVEGVGELQQFGTQNAMRIWLNPSKLNSYQLTSSDVVTALQAQNAQVSAGQFGGTPSNEGQQLNATITARTLLQTAEQFDAVILRTNPDGSTVRLKDVAVSKIGTENYDIVARYKGKPLAGMAIRLAAGANALDTANRVKAKMTELSKFFPAGMQVVYPYDTTPFVKISIEEVVHTLVEAVLLVFIIMFLFLQNIRATLIPTIAVPVVLLGTMGVLSAAGFSINTLTMFALVIVIGLLVDDAIVVVENVERIMSEEGLSPHDATIKSMGQITSALVGIATVLSAVFLPMAFFGGSTGVIYRQFSITIIAAMILSVLVALILTPALCSTLLKPVEKGHEPGECGPFCKFFRWFNRKFDWARGKYEGIVGRSFNKPIRYLVVYGCIVAAMMLFFHRLPTAFLPDEDQGFIICQVQLPAGATQERTLKVVEQLEQHFLEKEKKTVEAIITVAGFSFAGSGQNMGLAFVKLKDWKLRPTKDMKAPAVAGRAMGAFSKIKDGLAFAFSPPAVVELGQANGFDFQLQDRGGLGHDKLMEARNMLLGMAMQNKKLVAVRPNGQDDSPQFKLDIDDVRAGALGVSLASINEVLATVWGSSYVNDFIENGRVKKVYLQADAKYRMLPEDIGKWYVRNDKGDMVPFSAFATARWQYGSPRLERYNGIPSVEIMGQAAAGISTGEAMAEMEKMAAKLPSGIGYEWTGLSYEEKNAGAQAPALYAISLLVVFLAVAALYESWTIPFVNLLMLPLGLVGAVTAVTLRLLPNDVYLQIGLLTTVGLSTKNAILIIQFIKEQLHQGHELVDATLSAVKIRLRPVIMTSLAFFFGTLPLALTKGAGAAAQNAIGTAVTGGLLSATFIDLIFIPFFFVMVSRLFGRKKYKKDAGHALPTAVQEGH
- a CDS encoding efflux RND transporter periplasmic adaptor subunit, which produces MKQTSYVRLMTAVVLVAVGLTTAACGKKQAAMPPSGPPEVGVITVQPQRVALTTELSGRTAPHLIAEVRPQVGGIIKKRLFTEGSDVKAGQVLYQIDPASYEAAHASARASQARAEATLGMVRLKAERYQDLVKIKAVSQQDNDDAQAALKQAEADLAAAKAAVETARINLAYTKITAPISGRIGRSSITDGALVTANQATALATIQKLDTMYVDVTQSSAELLRLKQTLASGVLKKDTATAQARVKLVLEDGSPYPLPGTLKFSEVTVDQSTGSITLRAVFPNPKQVLLPGMFVRAVLEEGVNEQAMLVPQRGVTRNPKGDAVVMMVGAEEKVEPRVIQVVRTVGENWLVSDGLKPGDRVILEGLQKARPGTPVKAVPFGVKPAAAPGPQQQPAAAKK
- a CDS encoding TetR/AcrR family transcriptional regulator produces the protein MAKDDKRELLLQATLELVAIHGFHGAPCAAIAEQAGVATGTIYRYFENKDVLINELYLSLENRINTALLEGYSEEMPFRERFLHVVRGLLKFFIAAPLEFKYIEQFHHSPYGVAFRRDRMLGQTESESCCCIYSELFTQGVAQQVIKDLPRVVLFDLAFGPIISVARNHILGFIQLDDTLIEQIAGACWDSLKR
- a CDS encoding TetR/AcrR family transcriptional regulator — encoded protein: MSRPKNPDMIRSRLLDAGLAAFAKRGYHGTGIKEIVDTAQIPKGSFYNYFKSKEEFGLAIVLRHSEEFWQKWHDSIDAPLSDPLAALRSCFNIMLTEHLCCAVNTCSVVVHLAGEICESSELCRSTMSAVVQEWSENLAVVIRQAQQAGTVRQDIDALQLATLFWDAWLGAMQRMKMYDSVSPLNQLVELMFGTLLKA
- a CDS encoding OmpA family protein, which gives rise to MAIKREPEKHANHERWLVSYGDFLTLLFAVFVAMYAMGQTDKKKAEELTQSLRESFGYSTQASAGQKGVLQSHDIKPIPAIKPEMAVIPITDRMPPAGPRQGNVGGGAGSRQMAGEKEFREMASAIEAYLVKQGFQNKVALSITQRGLVISLKEAGFFDSGSAKLKSESIQTLRGIADTLSRYANRFRVEGHTDSMPIRSTEFRSNWELSTARATNVIHFLIDSAGFSPESLSAVGYGEFQPVVDNSTAEQRAKNRRVDIVLLADEAAVGEARPEIMNHR
- a CDS encoding sensor domain-containing diguanylate cyclase is translated as MKNRCMTDAAGSAHPLPKGAYTKNFLKVFVPLLLVLAIVISLLWSIDVRSQKAILYSSEKNLTKLVSQAVRDELQNVNSDLFYLANLPQLQEYLTSGGTAPASLTENILLFSKHRKVYDQIRYLDSSGMEVIRINFDGKTAVTVPTDQLQSKAKRYYFEDTLRLERGDVYVSPFDLNIEGNTIEYPLKPMIRFGTPVFDKKGQKRGVIVLNYLGNQLLKTLDKYSSKNGSQLALLNSEGYWLKGLCSEDEWGFMLPERKEAVIGKQFPAAWKECTQNQDGQILTDKGLFTFSTIYPLQTGQVSSTGNTAATGRSMTQVQSDTYYWKMVSFVSPEIVRTKLYGFRKILLLISSVLIVLLAFLARQVALNALQREETAALVHAMAFRDALTGLPNRRLLEDRLNQSIASADRNAGKVAVLFLDLDHFKAVNDTLGHEVGDQLLKQVSGRLQEAVRKSDTVARLGGDEFILLLLNITSHQDVDSVADKVIQAISRPFSIAGQQAQVGTSIGIALYPEDCTDPESLVAFADKALYKAKQSGRNRYVWFAAIAGEGTQGAQV
- the typA gene encoding translational GTPase TypA; its protein translation is MQERIRNIAIIAHVDHGKTTLVDAMLKHAGVYREHEAITERVMDSNDLEKERGITILAKNLSIHHGQYKINIVDTPGHADFGGEVERVLKMVDSVLLLVDALDGPMPQTRFVLKKSLDLGLKPIVVINKIDRPGSRPDEVLNMVFDLFCELEASDEQLDFPVVYTSAKMGYAKLDVNVESNSMEPLFAVVESNVRPPKGDANAPFQMLIANIDYNEYIGRIATGRIFNGQVKAGETVAMIKQDGTVSRSRITKLLGYEGLKQVEIQEAGTGDIVTVAGFDDVSIGETLASAENPVAVPYVSIDEPTLAMNFIVNTSPFAGREGKWVTSRNIRERLTKELRTNVSLRVEDTDSPDTFKISGRGELHLSILIENMRREGFELAVSKPEVIVREKDGVKMEPMEYLVVDVATEFQGAIIEKMGPRKGEMVAMHPMGEMVRLEFVVPARGLIGLRGEVLTDTRGTAVMTHTFHEYAPYKGEIPGRKNGVLIAMEHGETTAYSLDALQPRGTLFIGAGVEVYGGMIIGEHARDNDLEVNACRGKKLTNVRASGSDDAIKLTPPRSMTLEQALEFIDDDELVEVTPTSVRLRKKELDPNQRKKKNK
- a CDS encoding sensor domain-containing diguanylate cyclase — protein: MKLPDRLYKRICWGVCLLSLAFWSCGAAYLRHERDTQEKLQLAGQTHAQEVAWQAVTTAHRIAMQAYFDSYIMQPEVLDILQAATTGDRNQQAIERVRLYRKLSPVYEQFRQRDVRQLHFHTPDNRSFLRFHSPHNSGDSLVASRPSVVEANRTRKPVFGFETGRVIIGFRNVFPIVWQGQHLGSVELSQPFEAVRKGLHDLDAAKDYLLLLKSSVLLPKLFDEHKKNYAPSLISQDWLVEDPQRELPDSPPPLSPVSQEVYKLLKTDQGFQAALAAGKPASVAISHVGQVFQVSLVPLHDTDGAASAVMLTFVRTPELESLYASHRTNLLVFTIMTLFGGTALYLFLSSMQTVLEQEQRLALITSNIADGIYVMDGQGRITFVNERATEILGFAPDELNGQIAHDLFHRHAGGNQTVLEECPIYRVIQTRGRYEGEEQFIQKNGDLLMVEVASQPMLKSGRIIGSVTVFRDITERKQLEEQLRLLSITDPLTGVYNRRFLQETLLKELCRAERHGEPFSLIMLDIDHFKQVNDRYGHDVGDQVLRHLVKLIQKRIRSSDCLARWGGEEFIVLLPHTGLLAAAALAETLLEDLRVSELKGVGCVTASFGVAVSRPGDTVEQLGQRADALMYLAKQAGRNCVRAESV